From the genome of Amycolatopsis sp. NBC_01488, one region includes:
- a CDS encoding MFS transporter, with amino-acid sequence MYLSTIGRREHAAKGKLSAIGANVFALGAVSLVTDVSSEMVTAVLPVYLVLGLHLSPAAYGLVDGLYTGATALLRIVGGYVADRVRRRKVVAGVGYALSAVAKLGLLAAGASAAAIGAVITVDRTGKGLRTAPRDALITLSAPEPLLGRAFGVHRAMDSMGAFAGPLVALAVLAAVGATDPEAFDAVFVVSFCVAAIGVLLLVLFVRDHRTPRPANPVSPRAAAALLRGAGVRRLLVAASVLGLATVGDGFVYLLLQHKEDIATGWFPLLAVGTNLSYLLLAAPLGALADRVGRLPVVLGGYGALALVYLLLAGPVSGWPLFVLALALYGGFYAATDGVLMALAGPLLPESLRTTGISLVQTAQALAYFASSVLFGLAWQFWGAGLAIGVAAGGAVVAIAVTFVVLSPRKAAS; translated from the coding sequence GTGTACCTCTCCACCATCGGTCGCCGGGAGCACGCCGCCAAGGGCAAGCTCTCGGCGATCGGCGCGAACGTCTTCGCGCTCGGCGCCGTCAGCCTGGTCACCGACGTCTCCTCGGAGATGGTCACCGCCGTCCTGCCGGTGTACCTCGTGCTCGGGTTGCACCTGAGCCCCGCCGCGTACGGCCTGGTCGACGGCCTCTACACCGGTGCGACGGCGCTCCTGCGGATCGTCGGCGGATATGTCGCCGACCGGGTCCGCCGCCGCAAGGTCGTGGCCGGCGTGGGCTACGCGCTGTCCGCGGTCGCGAAGCTCGGCCTGCTCGCGGCCGGGGCGTCGGCGGCCGCGATCGGGGCCGTGATCACCGTCGACCGCACCGGCAAGGGCCTGCGGACGGCGCCGCGGGACGCGCTGATCACGCTGTCGGCGCCGGAGCCGCTGCTCGGGCGCGCGTTCGGCGTGCACCGCGCGATGGACAGCATGGGTGCCTTCGCCGGGCCGCTGGTCGCGCTCGCCGTGCTGGCCGCGGTCGGGGCCACCGACCCCGAGGCGTTCGACGCGGTGTTCGTCGTCAGCTTCTGCGTCGCCGCGATCGGTGTGCTGCTGCTGGTGCTGTTCGTCCGCGACCACCGGACCCCGCGGCCCGCGAACCCGGTCTCACCCCGGGCCGCGGCCGCCCTGCTGCGCGGCGCGGGCGTCCGGCGGCTGCTGGTGGCGGCGTCCGTGCTCGGGCTCGCCACGGTCGGCGACGGGTTCGTCTACCTGCTGTTGCAGCACAAGGAGGACATCGCGACCGGCTGGTTCCCGCTGCTCGCGGTGGGCACCAACCTGAGCTACCTGCTGCTGGCCGCGCCGCTCGGCGCGCTGGCCGACCGCGTCGGCCGGCTCCCGGTGGTGCTCGGCGGCTACGGCGCGCTCGCGCTCGTCTACCTGCTGCTGGCCGGCCCGGTGTCCGGCTGGCCGCTCTTCGTTCTGGCGCTGGCGTTGTACGGCGGTTTCTACGCGGCGACCGACGGCGTCCTGATGGCGCTGGCCGGTCCGCTGCTGCCGGAGTCGTTGCGCACCACGGGGATCTCCCTGGTGCAGACGGCCCAAGCGCTCGCCTACTTCGCCTCGTCCGTCCTTTTCGGACTGGCGTGGCAGTTCTGGGGCGCCGGGCTCGCGATCGGCGTCGCCGCGGGCGGGGCGGTGGTCGCCATCGCCGTGACGTTCGTGGTGCTCTCGCCCCGGAAGGCGGCTTCGTGA
- a CDS encoding alkaline phosphatase family protein, whose protein sequence is MIRKRIFAAFAAATLVTAGVVTATVITRTDEPAVQPTASTVPAFDHVVLVMFENKKYSSIDGSSSAPYFNTLAAQSAKFTSSFAITHPSQPNYVALFSGATQGVTSDACPADLGAKANLGQQLIGAGKTFKGYSESMPSDGYTGCSSGTYMRKHNSWVDFSNVPAASNVRYSSFPTDFTQLPTVAFVTPNMCNDMHDCSIGTGDTWLKNNLDAYAQWAKTHNSLLIVTFDEDSGTSVNQIFTSFTGAHVKVGSYSESINHYTVLRTIEASYGLPGIAGAASKSPILDVWQ, encoded by the coding sequence ATGATCCGCAAGCGGATCTTCGCCGCCTTCGCCGCCGCCACCCTGGTCACAGCCGGTGTCGTCACCGCGACCGTCATCACCCGGACGGACGAGCCCGCGGTGCAGCCCACCGCGTCGACCGTGCCGGCGTTCGACCACGTCGTCCTCGTGATGTTCGAGAACAAGAAGTACTCCTCGATCGACGGCAGCTCCAGCGCCCCCTACTTCAACACCCTCGCCGCGCAGAGCGCGAAGTTCACCAGCTCCTTCGCCATCACCCACCCGAGCCAGCCCAACTACGTCGCCCTCTTCTCGGGCGCGACGCAGGGCGTGACCAGCGACGCCTGCCCGGCCGACCTCGGCGCGAAGGCCAACCTCGGCCAGCAGCTGATCGGCGCGGGCAAGACGTTCAAGGGCTACTCCGAGTCGATGCCCTCGGACGGCTACACCGGCTGCTCCAGCGGCACCTACATGCGCAAGCACAACAGCTGGGTCGACTTCTCGAACGTCCCGGCCGCGAGCAACGTCCGCTACTCGAGCTTCCCGACCGACTTCACCCAGCTGCCGACGGTCGCCTTCGTCACGCCGAACATGTGCAACGACATGCACGACTGCTCGATCGGCACCGGCGACACCTGGCTGAAGAACAACCTCGACGCCTACGCCCAGTGGGCCAAGACGCACAACAGCCTGCTGATCGTCACCTTCGACGAGGACAGCGGCACGTCGGTCAACCAGATCTTCACCAGCTTCACCGGCGCGCACGTCAAGGTCGGCAGCTACAGCGAGTCGATCAACCACTACACCGTGCTGCGCACGATCGAGGCGTCCTACGGCCTGCCGGGCATCGCCGGCGCCGCGAGCAAGTCGCCGATCCTCGACGTCTGGCAGTAA